A genomic segment from Alphaproteobacteria bacterium 33-17 encodes:
- a CDS encoding flagellar biosynthetic protein FliP — MPFDLEGGAFTSKIIQLLIVITFLSLAPSILIMVTAFTRIIVVLSFVRSAIGLQQTPPNSVIISLALFLTIFIMMPVFEESYKMGIEPLVDERITEKEAIPLVAKPFHKFMLRHTRDKDVELFMTMTNQPTEIKPEDIPYQILIPSFMISELRRAFEIGFLVFLPFLIIDMLVSSILMAMGMMMLPPVIISMPFKLIFFVLSDGWYMICGSLIKSYTAH; from the coding sequence ATCCCATTTGACTTAGAAGGTGGGGCTTTTACTTCTAAAATTATTCAACTTTTGATAGTAATCACATTCTTAAGCTTAGCGCCGTCTATACTTATTATGGTAACTGCATTTACCAGAATTATAGTAGTTCTTTCGTTTGTAAGAAGTGCTATAGGACTTCAGCAAACCCCGCCAAACAGCGTTATAATAAGCCTTGCTTTATTTTTAACCATATTCATCATGATGCCCGTATTTGAAGAATCCTATAAAATGGGTATCGAGCCATTAGTTGATGAAAGAATTACCGAGAAAGAGGCTATCCCTTTAGTTGCCAAACCTTTTCATAAGTTTATGCTAAGGCATACTCGTGATAAAGACGTTGAGTTATTTATGACTATGACTAATCAGCCAACAGAAATTAAGCCCGAAGATATACCATATCAGATACTTATTCCTTCATTTATGATAAGTGAGCTTAGAAGAGCATTTGAAATAGGGTTTTTAGTGTTTTTACCGTTTCTAATTATCGATATGTTGGTTTCATCGATACTTATGGCGATGGGTATGATGATGCTTCCACCTGTAATTATTTCTATGCCGTTTAAGCTCATTTTTTTCGTATTATCAGATGGTTGGTACATGATTTGTGGTAGTCTTATCAAGAGCTATACAGCCCACTGA